The Candidatus Woesearchaeota archaeon sequence TGAAGAAGATTGTGAGTTTGGTAATTCTTTTGACAGTTCTGGCCCTGCCGCTCGGTGTTTTTGCAGATGGGCCTTGTGACAGCGCTACGCAAGCCGACCAATGTGCATACGTTGACATTGGCTCGCTTCCACCATTTGCAGACGATACTGCAACGGCCGAAGGGGTTAATACAGGCCTGGATTGTGGAAATGTGTTAATCCTGTCGTCCGGAGAGCCATTGGACGGGGATGGGGAAATTAGCACAGACATGAGCAATCCTGGCTGTGGAACCAATCCAGACGGATATGACACATACGACTGCGTAGATATCCTTGGATTTACTCCAGATGTCAACAGCATTGTCCTGGCAGTTTCTTCTGAATGGCCTGAATATCAAGGATCAGACTACACTGACTGGATGAGAATAGGCGGCATTGTTGATGTCTCAATTGATGATTGGGGAACAGCAAACCTCATACCCTATGGCCCTTCCAACAGCGGAACCAAGACACTGGCCACACTGGGAGCCGGCGAGGCAGTTGATCTAAGGGTAGCTGATTCAGGCGATGAAATTTACGACACAGCCTTGATAGTCATTCCATTGGAA is a genomic window containing:
- a CDS encoding DUF4215 domain-containing protein, with amino-acid sequence MGVRIMKKIVSLVILLTVLALPLGVFADGPCDSATQADQCAYVDIGSLPPFADDTATAEGVNTGLDCGNVLILSSGEPLDGDGEISTDMSNPGCGTNPDGYDTYDCVDILGFTPDVNSIVLAVSSEWPEYQGSDYTDWMRIGGIVDVSIDDWGTANLIPYGPSNSGTKTLATLGAGEAVDLRVADSGDEIYDTALIVIPLECFEDEPEPLLCGDGQVQPGEECDDGNTDDGDGCSSVCLIEEEGDPFCGDGNLDTFEQCDDGNNADGDGCSAKCQFENVPPDGEVPEFTTIGVTLALAGAAGIALSRRRK